DNA from Mycobacterium bourgelatii:
AACGCCAGCTCGCCTATCGGGCGCTTCTGTTATCTCGGCGTCGTCCGGCGGGTGCCACAGGGATTGGGTGAGATAGAAGCGTGGCCGGGATGGGGCAGGTTCGCAGACTAGAAGCGGTAGCGCAGGATACGGGCCTTCCTGGCGCCGGCCTTGAATTTCCCAGATGCTTTGGTAGCTAATCGAATCCAGCGCGGGAACAGGTCGACCTCCGGTGTGTGCGCCAGGCTGGCCTCCTCGACCAACGTCAACCGGGGATTCCAGCTCTCGGGCACTCGGGCGTCTTTGAAGCCCGCGTACCCCCATTGGGTACCGACGCTGGAGAACATCCGCTGCGGGGCCAGCTTCACCGCAACCCGACTGAACCAGCCGATGCGTCCGTAGTCGTTGAAGGCCAACTCGCCGGAGCCGAAGTGGTCGGTGATGCGGCGAAAGATGCCGACGATCACCGGCTTGGACAGGAACGCGAACAGCCCGTCGGCAATCAGGATGGTGGGTCGGTCGGCCGGGATCCCGGACGGCCAGTTGTCGTCGGCAAGCGACACGGCGATGGAATGCGCGTTGTCGAGGCCAGGCATCGTCTGATCGCGCAACGCGATGACGCGCGGCAGGTCGATGCTGTACCAGTCCACGGTGTGGGGCGGGCTGACCCGGTGCACGCCCGTGTCCAGCCCGGCGCCGAGATCCACCACCACGGCATCGGGGTGCTTGGCGATGAACGCGCGGACCCGGTCGTCGAGCATCTTGGCGCGCAGCGCCGTCTGGCAGACAACGCTGTCGGTCACGCCGAGTCCGGCGAAGTCGTAATCGATCTTGCCGACGATGTCGTCGGCGAGTGTGTCGCCGAGGATCGGCCGGGACCAGCGGCTATCCAGCGCTCGGGCGTACTGGGTCAGGAATGCGGTCTGCTCGAGCGTGGACAAGTCACTGACGTCGATTCCGGAGTGAGTGGCCACTGTCGCCAAAGTACGCTGAGTGGTGCAAGTATTCCGTGCGTCGCGTCGGCGGACGTACGCTCTGGGCGGCGCGGATCCGGTGTCGAGGAATGCCAAGGAGTAGCCGACGAGTGCCGAGGAGTGCCGAGGAGAATGCAATGACCACGACCGATCGAGCGGTCACCATGTGTGAGGCGTTTCAGCGGACCGCGGCGATCCAGCCGGATGCCGTCGCGCTGCGGACGGTCGGCGGCGGGCAGACCTTGACCTGGCGGGAGTATGCGGAACAGGTGCGCCTGGCAGCGGCCGGCCTGGCGGGCCTAGGGGTCTCGCGCGGCGACACCGTTTCGCTGATGATGGCCAACCGGGTCGAGTTCTATCCGCTCGAGGTAGGCGCGCAACACTCTGGGGCAACGTCGTTTTCGGTCTACAACACGCTGCCCGCCGAGCAGCTGACGTACGTGTTCGAAAACGCCGGCACCAAGGTCGTGATCTGCGAGGAGCAGTACGTCGACCGGATCCGCGCCAGCGGCGCACCGATCGAGCACATCGTCTGCATCGACGGTGCCCCCGACGGCGTGCTGTCCGTGGCGGACCTGTATGCGGCCGCGGCTGACGACTTCGAATTCGAGCAGACGTGGCGCGCGGTGCAGCCCGAGGACATCCTGACTCTGATCTACACCTCGGGGACCACGGGCAACCCAAAGGGCGTCGAGATGACGCACGCCAACATCCTTTTCGAGGGCTACGCCGTAGACGAGGTCTTCGGGATCGAATTCGGCGACCGGCTCGCGTCGTTCCTGCCGACGGCGCACATCGCCGACCGGATGTGCGGCCTGTACATCCAGGAGATGTTCGGCACCCAGGTCACCACCGTGGCAGACCCGCGCGCGATCGTGGCGGCCCTGCCCGATGCGCGTCCGACCGTATGGGGCGCCGTGCCGCGGGTATGGGAAAAGCTCAAGGCCGGAATCGAATTCACGGTCAGCAACGAGACGGACGAGACGAAGCGGTCCGCGTTGCAGTGGGCGATGTCGGTGGCCGACAAGCGCGCCCAAGCATTGCTGGCCGGTGAACCGATGTCCGACGAACTGGCCGCCGAATGGACACAGGCCGACGAACAGGTGCTGTCCAAGCTGCGCGAGAAGCTCGGTTTTGGCGAGTTGCGGTGGGCGATCTCCGGAGCGGCGCCGGTCCCGAAGGAAACCCTGGCGTTCTTCGCCGGCATCGGCATCCCGATCGCCGAGGTGTGGGGCATGTCCGAGCTCAGCTGCGCGGCCACCG
Protein-coding regions in this window:
- a CDS encoding class I SAM-dependent methyltransferase gives rise to the protein MATHSGIDVSDLSTLEQTAFLTQYARALDSRWSRPILGDTLADDIVGKIDYDFAGLGVTDSVVCQTALRAKMLDDRVRAFIAKHPDAVVVDLGAGLDTGVHRVSPPHTVDWYSIDLPRVIALRDQTMPGLDNAHSIAVSLADDNWPSGIPADRPTILIADGLFAFLSKPVIVGIFRRITDHFGSGELAFNDYGRIGWFSRVAVKLAPQRMFSSVGTQWGYAGFKDARVPESWNPRLTLVEEASLAHTPEVDLFPRWIRLATKASGKFKAGARKARILRYRF
- the fadD11 gene encoding fatty acid--CoA ligase FadD11 is translated as MTTTDRAVTMCEAFQRTAAIQPDAVALRTVGGGQTLTWREYAEQVRLAAAGLAGLGVSRGDTVSLMMANRVEFYPLEVGAQHSGATSFSVYNTLPAEQLTYVFENAGTKVVICEEQYVDRIRASGAPIEHIVCIDGAPDGVLSVADLYAAAADDFEFEQTWRAVQPEDILTLIYTSGTTGNPKGVEMTHANILFEGYAVDEVFGIEFGDRLASFLPTAHIADRMCGLYIQEMFGTQVTTVADPRAIVAALPDARPTVWGAVPRVWEKLKAGIEFTVSNETDETKRSALQWAMSVADKRAQALLAGEPMSDELAAEWTQADEQVLSKLREKLGFGELRWAISGAAPVPKETLAFFAGIGIPIAEVWGMSELSCAATASHPRAARLGTVGKLLPGLEGRIAEDGEFLVRGPLVMRGYRKELAKTAEAIDADGWLHTGDIFEMDADGYLRVVDRKKELIINAAGKNMSPANIENTILAACPLIGVVIAIGDGRPYNTALLVFDADSVGPTAARHGLEASPAALAADPQIVAQVAAGVAAANEKLARVEQIKRFRILPTLWEPGGDEITLTMKLKRKPIAAKFAAEIEELYAAEPGPDIHEPAKPVPATASA